In Tursiops truncatus isolate mTurTru1 chromosome 19, mTurTru1.mat.Y, whole genome shotgun sequence, a genomic segment contains:
- the LOC101327466 gene encoding uncharacterized protein isoform X2 — translation MAEDLKFKDVAIYFTQKEWECLHSAQKDLYRDVMLENYNILISLGFSDSKPDVISLLEQGKEPWMVNSKETKEWCPDWESRRETKMLKEDSYEVQSFQPEITKRLTNSTLEYTRVRSNREIRCHLERLQEGRFRQATITSEKRSTSIQRTDRRTPQTTHTGAKSCESKECKTFRYQSHHSQHEGSHNKEKESKCGECGKAFNSRSDLIKHQRIHESKKSDENKKCAFIRDAQITKSQSINTAEKPHKCKECGKAFHSNSQLSKHQRIHIDEKPYKCTECGKPFPSTSQLNLHQRIHTDEKYYECKECGKAFTRPSHLIRHQRIHTGEKPYKCKECGKAFRYDTQLSLHQIIHTGERRYECKECGKVYSCASQLNLHQRIHTGEKPHKCKECGKAFISDSHLVRHQSVHTGEKPYKCKQCGKSFRRGSELTRHQRAHTGEKPYKCRECEMAFTCSTELIRHQKVHTGERPHKCKECGKAFIRRSELTHHKRSHSGEKPYECKECGKAFGRGSELSRHQKIHTGEKPYECKECGKAFIRGSHLSQHQRIHTGQRSE, via the exons ATGGCGGAG GACTTGAAATTCAAAGATGTGGCCATTTACTTCACTCAAAAGGAGTGGGAGTGCTTGCACTCTGCTCAAAAGGATTTGTACCGAGATGTGATGTTGGAGAATTATAATATCCTGATCTCACTGG GATTTTCTGATTCTAAGCCAGATGTGATCTCCTTATTGGAGCAGGGGAAGGAACCTTGGATGGTTAACagcaaggagacaaaagaatggTGCCCAG ATTGGGAGTCTAGAAGAGAAACCAAGATGCTAAAGGAGGACAGTTATGAAGTTCAGTCATTTCAACCAGAGATAACAAAAAGACTTACAAACTCTACCCTTGAGTACACTAGGGTCAGAAGTAACAGAGAAATCAGATGCCACTTGGAGAGGCTACAGGAAGGACGTTTCAGACAAGCCACAATAACCTCTGAAAAAAGATCCACTTCCATTCAGCGCACAGATCGTAGAACACCTCAGACAACTCACACTGGAGCAAAATCCTGTGAATCCAAGGAATGTAAGACTTTCAGGTACCAATCACACCATAGTCAACATGAAGGAAGTcataataaggaaaaagaatctaaatgtggagaatgtgggaaagcctttaatAGTAGGTCAGACTTGATTAAGCATCAGAGAATTCATGAAAGCaaaaaaagtgatgaaaataagaaatgtgCCTTTATTCGTGATGCTCAGATTACTAAATCTCAGAGCATTAATACTGCCGAGAAACCTCataaatgtaaggaatgtgggaaagcctttcaTTCTAACTCGCAACTTAGTAAACATCAAAGGATTCATATAGATGAGAAACCCTATAAGTGTACAGAGTGTGGAAAGCCATTTCCATCTACCTCACAACTTAAtttacatcagagaattcatactgatGAGAAATACTATGAATGTAAggagtgtgggaaagcctttaccCGTCCCTCACACCTTATTCGACATCAGAGAATccatactggtgagaaaccctataagtgtaaggaatgtgggaaagcttttCGTTATGACACACAACTTAGTCTTCATCAGATAATTCATACTGGTGAAAGAcgctatgaatgtaaggaatgtgggaaggtCTATAGTTGTGCCTCACAACTGAATCTACATCAaagaattcatactggtgagaaacctcataaatgtaaggaatgtgggaaagcttttATCTCTGATTCACATCTTGTCCGACATCAGAGTgttcatactggtgagaaaccaTATAAATGTAAGCAATGTGGGAAGTCTTTTCGTCGTGGCTCAGAACTTACCAGACATCAGAGAGCTCACACGGGTGAGAAACCTTATAAATGTCGGGAATGTGAAATGGCCTTTACTTGTAGCACAGAACTTATCCGACATCAAAAAGTTCACACTGGTGAGAGACCCCataaatgtaaggaatgtgggaaggctTTTATTCGAAGGTCAGAACTTACTCATCACAAGAGGAGTCATAGTGGTGAAAAACCCTATGAGTGTaaagaatgtgggaaggcctttggTCGTGGCTCAGAACTTAGTCGACACCAGAAgattcatactggtgagaaaccctatgaatgtaaggaatgtgggaaagcctttattcGTGGCTCACACCTTAGTCAACATCAAAGAATTCATACAGGACAGAGGAGTGAATGA
- the LOC101327466 gene encoding uncharacterized protein isoform X1: MRYSLVLVCAPDDRCSATSASRCCESRRGGEKSCCSSKVMAEDLKFKDVAIYFTQKEWECLHSAQKDLYRDVMLENYNILISLGFSDSKPDVISLLEQGKEPWMVNSKETKEWCPDWESRRETKMLKEDSYEVQSFQPEITKRLTNSTLEYTRVRSNREIRCHLERLQEGRFRQATITSEKRSTSIQRTDRRTPQTTHTGAKSCESKECKTFRYQSHHSQHEGSHNKEKESKCGECGKAFNSRSDLIKHQRIHESKKSDENKKCAFIRDAQITKSQSINTAEKPHKCKECGKAFHSNSQLSKHQRIHIDEKPYKCTECGKPFPSTSQLNLHQRIHTDEKYYECKECGKAFTRPSHLIRHQRIHTGEKPYKCKECGKAFRYDTQLSLHQIIHTGERRYECKECGKVYSCASQLNLHQRIHTGEKPHKCKECGKAFISDSHLVRHQSVHTGEKPYKCKQCGKSFRRGSELTRHQRAHTGEKPYKCRECEMAFTCSTELIRHQKVHTGERPHKCKECGKAFIRRSELTHHKRSHSGEKPYECKECGKAFGRGSELSRHQKIHTGEKPYECKECGKAFIRGSHLSQHQRIHTGQRSE, encoded by the exons ATGAGGTACTCCCTGGTGTTGGTTTGTGCGCCAGACGACCGGTGCTCGGCAACCAGTGCCTCGCGGTGCTGTG aatccagaagaggaggagaaaagagctGCTGTTCATCAAAAGTCATGGCGGAG GACTTGAAATTCAAAGATGTGGCCATTTACTTCACTCAAAAGGAGTGGGAGTGCTTGCACTCTGCTCAAAAGGATTTGTACCGAGATGTGATGTTGGAGAATTATAATATCCTGATCTCACTGG GATTTTCTGATTCTAAGCCAGATGTGATCTCCTTATTGGAGCAGGGGAAGGAACCTTGGATGGTTAACagcaaggagacaaaagaatggTGCCCAG ATTGGGAGTCTAGAAGAGAAACCAAGATGCTAAAGGAGGACAGTTATGAAGTTCAGTCATTTCAACCAGAGATAACAAAAAGACTTACAAACTCTACCCTTGAGTACACTAGGGTCAGAAGTAACAGAGAAATCAGATGCCACTTGGAGAGGCTACAGGAAGGACGTTTCAGACAAGCCACAATAACCTCTGAAAAAAGATCCACTTCCATTCAGCGCACAGATCGTAGAACACCTCAGACAACTCACACTGGAGCAAAATCCTGTGAATCCAAGGAATGTAAGACTTTCAGGTACCAATCACACCATAGTCAACATGAAGGAAGTcataataaggaaaaagaatctaaatgtggagaatgtgggaaagcctttaatAGTAGGTCAGACTTGATTAAGCATCAGAGAATTCATGAAAGCaaaaaaagtgatgaaaataagaaatgtgCCTTTATTCGTGATGCTCAGATTACTAAATCTCAGAGCATTAATACTGCCGAGAAACCTCataaatgtaaggaatgtgggaaagcctttcaTTCTAACTCGCAACTTAGTAAACATCAAAGGATTCATATAGATGAGAAACCCTATAAGTGTACAGAGTGTGGAAAGCCATTTCCATCTACCTCACAACTTAAtttacatcagagaattcatactgatGAGAAATACTATGAATGTAAggagtgtgggaaagcctttaccCGTCCCTCACACCTTATTCGACATCAGAGAATccatactggtgagaaaccctataagtgtaaggaatgtgggaaagcttttCGTTATGACACACAACTTAGTCTTCATCAGATAATTCATACTGGTGAAAGAcgctatgaatgtaaggaatgtgggaaggtCTATAGTTGTGCCTCACAACTGAATCTACATCAaagaattcatactggtgagaaacctcataaatgtaaggaatgtgggaaagcttttATCTCTGATTCACATCTTGTCCGACATCAGAGTgttcatactggtgagaaaccaTATAAATGTAAGCAATGTGGGAAGTCTTTTCGTCGTGGCTCAGAACTTACCAGACATCAGAGAGCTCACACGGGTGAGAAACCTTATAAATGTCGGGAATGTGAAATGGCCTTTACTTGTAGCACAGAACTTATCCGACATCAAAAAGTTCACACTGGTGAGAGACCCCataaatgtaaggaatgtgggaaggctTTTATTCGAAGGTCAGAACTTACTCATCACAAGAGGAGTCATAGTGGTGAAAAACCCTATGAGTGTaaagaatgtgggaaggcctttggTCGTGGCTCAGAACTTAGTCGACACCAGAAgattcatactggtgagaaaccctatgaatgtaaggaatgtgggaaagcctttattcGTGGCTCACACCTTAGTCAACATCAAAGAATTCATACAGGACAGAGGAGTGAATGA